A stretch of Methanosphaerula palustris E1-9c DNA encodes these proteins:
- a CDS encoding zinc-ribbon domain-containing protein, which yields MIIPFCNNCGKPVAEGKNYCEACGRRLDHLDSSLRMLIPHNPKPGNVRWNVVLGMPVGLIVGLGLATFLLGAGYYLQAAMFVGIGAVGLVLIRHLDSRYR from the coding sequence TTGATCATACCGTTCTGCAATAACTGTGGTAAACCAGTCGCTGAAGGAAAGAATTACTGCGAGGCATGTGGCAGACGGCTCGATCACCTGGACTCGTCACTCAGGATGCTAATCCCCCACAACCCAAAACCAGGGAATGTCCGGTGGAATGTGGTTCTTGGTATGCCGGTCGGGCTAATAGTCGGTCTTGGGTTAGCAACATTTCTTCTCGGTGCAGGATATTATCTACAGGCAGCCATGTTCGTCGGTATCGGCGCTGTCGGACTGGTGTTGATCCGGCATCTGGATAGCAGGTACCGGTAA
- a CDS encoding NAD(P)/FAD-dependent oxidoreductase: protein MKMMKPYDVVVVGAGPAGTAAAASCAAAGLSTLVIEEHGTIGYPVQCAGLLSEAAFAECRVSERPVLNTVRGARIASDLGGSLLFDAGKTKAFVVDRGLLDREMAVAAADAGAEFMLKTGFTSISGDRVMTCGIHGEQSIGYRLLIGADGPRSMVTRSLGLPRAQTYLSGIQADLAVADPVDPRFVEIYPDASPEFFGWQIPLAPRRIRVGLCGTCGVREKFERFQARFPGSCLHLVTGTIPLGVIGKTYGKQALIVGDAAGFAKPTSGGGVYTGIRSARLAAETAIACIEEGRFDDAALSRYEKAWQDDFGKELAVGYKLITARQKMTSLEIDQILRAMNDPSIIESIVNFGDMDRPSALIRKLMLKPALWGAMKILLNSGIRQIFG from the coding sequence ATGAAGATGATGAAACCCTATGATGTGGTGGTAGTCGGTGCCGGACCGGCAGGGACTGCAGCGGCTGCATCCTGTGCCGCAGCCGGCCTCTCAACGCTGGTGATTGAGGAACACGGGACGATCGGGTATCCGGTCCAGTGTGCCGGTCTCCTCTCGGAGGCTGCCTTTGCCGAGTGCCGGGTATCAGAACGGCCGGTGCTGAACACGGTGCGTGGCGCCCGGATTGCTTCGGATCTTGGTGGTTCACTCCTTTTTGATGCAGGAAAAACCAAGGCTTTCGTGGTCGATCGGGGTTTGCTCGACCGTGAGATGGCAGTCGCCGCCGCAGATGCAGGGGCCGAGTTCATGCTGAAGACCGGGTTCACCAGTATATCGGGGGACAGAGTCATGACCTGTGGGATCCATGGAGAACAATCGATTGGGTATCGCCTCCTGATAGGGGCCGACGGTCCGCGGTCGATGGTGACACGATCGCTCGGCCTGCCCCGTGCTCAGACCTATCTTTCAGGGATTCAGGCAGACCTCGCGGTGGCTGATCCGGTTGACCCCAGGTTTGTCGAGATCTATCCGGACGCTTCTCCTGAGTTCTTTGGCTGGCAGATCCCGCTCGCACCCCGGAGGATCCGGGTCGGGCTCTGTGGAACCTGCGGGGTCAGAGAGAAGTTTGAACGATTCCAGGCACGATTTCCGGGTTCGTGCCTGCATCTGGTTACCGGTACGATCCCGCTCGGTGTGATTGGGAAGACCTATGGTAAACAGGCTCTGATCGTCGGAGATGCGGCAGGGTTTGCAAAACCGACCTCCGGTGGCGGGGTCTACACTGGTATCCGTTCCGCCCGTCTGGCTGCAGAGACTGCTATCGCCTGTATTGAGGAGGGGCGGTTCGATGACGCAGCCCTGAGCAGGTATGAGAAGGCCTGGCAGGACGATTTTGGAAAGGAACTGGCAGTCGGGTACAAACTGATCACCGCACGCCAAAAAATGACCAGCCTGGAGATCGATCAGATTCTCCGGGCGATGAACGACCCCTCGATCATCGAGTCGATCGTCAACTTTGGGGATATGGACCGCCCCTCGGCGCTGATCCGAAAACTGATGTTGAAACCCGCGCTCTGGGGGGCGATGAAGATACTGCTCAATTCAGGGATTCGACAGATCTTTGGGTGA
- the cbiM gene encoding cobalt transporter CbiM, translating to MTHIPDAFIPIDQGVVYWIIALVFVALALRWAKNELTEEKIPLVAVLAAGIFAIMAFNLPVTMGTSGHLLGGALAAILLGSPFAAVFILSMVLIVQGVIFGDGGLTTMGANIINMGVIGGFVGFYSFHGLMRVTKSFNLSAFIAAWLACFIPALACALELFIAGTFPLVPGMIAMGTYHAAIGLIEGAITVVALHLVMNARPDIVVTQQGAPLHG from the coding sequence ATCACGCACATTCCAGACGCATTCATACCGATTGATCAAGGCGTAGTCTACTGGATCATTGCTCTGGTCTTCGTCGCTCTGGCTCTCCGCTGGGCAAAGAACGAACTGACTGAAGAGAAGATACCCCTGGTCGCGGTGTTAGCTGCCGGGATCTTTGCGATCATGGCCTTCAACCTCCCGGTTACGATGGGGACGAGCGGGCATCTGCTCGGTGGGGCGCTCGCAGCGATCCTGCTCGGCTCCCCGTTCGCTGCGGTCTTCATCCTTTCGATGGTGCTGATCGTCCAGGGAGTGATCTTCGGTGACGGTGGGCTTACCACGATGGGTGCGAATATCATCAACATGGGTGTGATCGGCGGGTTCGTCGGGTTCTACTCTTTCCACGGGCTGATGAGAGTCACCAAGAGTTTTAACCTATCAGCCTTCATCGCAGCCTGGCTCGCCTGCTTTATCCCGGCGCTTGCCTGTGCACTTGAGCTGTTTATTGCAGGCACGTTCCCCCTGGTACCAGGGATGATTGCAATGGGTACCTACCATGCCGCAATTGGTCTCATCGAGGGAGCGATCACCGTCGTGGCTCTGCATCTCGTCATGAACGCTCGTCCTGATATTGTTGTGACGCAACAGGGGGCGCCTCTTCATGGATAA
- a CDS encoding PDGLE domain-containing protein translates to MDNRTFLIAGIFVAVLIAVVAVFLASSDPDGLESTALIIQGDKTLTGDTPQGAQVNEDVPDRFVYEAPMKDYSLGGRLGSTGGIIAMVLGVLLSLGLVLGATKILARPNR, encoded by the coding sequence ATGGATAACCGTACCTTTCTTATTGCAGGGATCTTCGTGGCAGTACTGATTGCGGTGGTCGCAGTCTTCCTCGCTTCGAGCGATCCCGATGGGCTGGAGAGTACAGCCCTGATCATCCAGGGGGATAAGACCCTGACTGGTGATACCCCACAAGGTGCCCAGGTGAACGAGGATGTCCCCGACAGGTTCGTCTATGAGGCGCCGATGAAGGATTACTCACTCGGTGGCCGTCTCGGGTCGACCGGTGGCATCATCGCAATGGTATTAGGTGTGCTTCTCTCCCTTGGACTCGTCCTTGGGGCGACAAAGATACTTGCACGTCCAAATAGATAG
- a CDS encoding ATP-binding cassette domain-containing protein gives MHLIETRNLSYQYTSSRKALDGVNFFAPRNSRIAVIGSNGAGKSTLFRHFNGILTPSSGQVLVRGEQITKKNLKEIRKFVGLVFQNSDDQIFSPTVEQDIAFGPTNLGLDTETVEHRVSSALKMLGIEHLLDRVPHHLSGGEKKRVAIAGVIAMEPEVLVMDEPTAGLDPEGRDDLILFMNDLVKTYGMTVVFSTHELDLIPSMADYIYVMDKGRICAQGTVEEIFLQEDLLRRVHLTMPVLPKLIRTLQNQGIEISMAYTYEEAEAAFLEAFNGRA, from the coding sequence ATGCACCTGATCGAAACCAGAAACCTCTCGTACCAGTACACATCCAGCCGAAAGGCCCTCGACGGTGTCAACTTTTTTGCCCCCCGGAATTCTCGGATAGCCGTGATCGGTTCGAACGGTGCCGGCAAGTCGACCCTCTTTCGGCACTTCAACGGGATCCTGACACCGAGCAGCGGTCAGGTGCTGGTCAGAGGCGAACAGATCACCAAGAAGAACCTGAAGGAGATTCGAAAGTTCGTCGGCCTGGTCTTCCAGAACTCGGATGATCAGATCTTCTCCCCGACTGTCGAACAGGATATCGCATTCGGGCCGACCAACCTCGGCCTCGATACAGAGACTGTGGAGCACCGGGTCAGTTCTGCACTCAAGATGCTTGGGATCGAGCACCTTCTGGATCGCGTTCCGCACCATCTATCGGGCGGGGAAAAGAAGCGGGTTGCCATCGCCGGTGTGATCGCGATGGAACCAGAAGTGCTGGTGATGGACGAGCCGACGGCCGGCCTCGATCCCGAAGGGAGGGACGATCTGATCCTGTTCATGAACGATCTCGTCAAGACCTATGGGATGACGGTGGTCTTCTCGACGCATGAACTCGACCTGATTCCTTCAATGGCGGATTACATCTACGTGATGGACAAGGGCAGGATCTGTGCACAGGGGACCGTTGAGGAGATCTTTCTGCAGGAGGACCTGCTTCGACGTGTCCACCTGACGATGCCGGTGCTTCCAAAGTTGATCCGAACCCTGCAGAACCAGGGAATCGAGATTTCGATGGCCTATACCTACGAGGAGGCTGAGGCGGCCTTTTTGGAAGCTTTCAACGGACGAGCATGA
- the cbiQ gene encoding cobalt ECF transporter T component CbiQ: MIEELFAIEKEAFRESPLHRLDARVKLIMTFAAIIALVSYPISTPVYLLGAVFALFYLVLWVISGLSPLVYLARLLLILPFGLSIMVLQVFFPNRFFPGTDALFSLPFGITVYAGSAQFALILFVKFLLCISFIILLSSTTRMQDMLVGARRLGFPSEFTLVMGMMIRYLFVFGQMFFRIKNALETRCFNAFDRSLPYRYRLRQLGYTIGTMFIRSYEQGERTYVSMLCRGYGKDAFLFVPPKSLQVGEWLALIVGLLVVIVAPVAVYLFH; encoded by the coding sequence ATGATCGAAGAACTCTTCGCCATCGAAAAGGAGGCGTTCCGGGAAAGCCCGCTTCACCGACTCGATGCCCGCGTGAAACTGATCATGACATTTGCAGCCATCATCGCTCTGGTCTCCTATCCGATCTCCACCCCGGTGTACCTGCTCGGTGCTGTCTTCGCTCTTTTCTACCTGGTACTCTGGGTGATCTCGGGCCTCTCTCCGCTGGTATATCTGGCCCGGCTGCTACTGATCCTCCCGTTTGGCCTCTCGATCATGGTGCTCCAGGTCTTCTTTCCGAACCGGTTCTTCCCTGGCACCGATGCACTCTTCTCCCTTCCGTTCGGAATTACGGTCTATGCGGGGTCAGCGCAGTTCGCCCTGATCCTGTTTGTGAAGTTTCTGCTCTGCATCTCGTTCATCATCCTGCTCTCGTCGACGACCAGGATGCAGGATATGCTCGTCGGTGCCCGGAGGCTTGGCTTCCCCTCTGAGTTCACGCTGGTCATGGGGATGATGATACGGTACCTGTTCGTCTTCGGGCAGATGTTCTTTCGGATCAAAAACGCGCTTGAAACCCGGTGTTTCAACGCGTTCGATCGGTCGCTGCCTTACCGGTACCGGTTGCGACAGTTGGGCTACACGATCGGGACGATGTTCATCCGCTCGTACGAACAGGGGGAGCGAACCTACGTCTCGATGCTCTGCCGGGGATATGGTAAGGACGCGTTCCTCTTCGTCCCGCCAAAGTCTCTTCAGGTAGGTGAGTGGCTGGCGCTCATCGTCGGGCTTCTGGTCGTGATTGTAGCACCGGTCGCGGTGTATCTGTTCCATTGA
- a CDS encoding DNA topoisomerase subunit B, translating to MTESYDASHITVLEGLQPVRERPAMYIGSTDTRGLHHLVYEVVDNAVDEALAGFCDLISITINRDGSCTVDDNGRGIPVDKMQKNGKSALETVLTILHAGGKFDKNTYQVSGGLHGVGVSVVNALSVSLVADVFRDGNRYRMEFAQGKVVSPLSVHKETLSELLERYRRRYRSEPPREVETKEALFADEGAKLSGTIITFQPDDSIFETVTFDYDVLVHRLREMAFLNRGITIRITDLRSGDKDEFHYDGGLREFVQYLIDGREVLHPDVIDLSRKDEENKLEVEVALQYTQSYTETVYTFVNSVNTREGGTHLEGFRSAITRAINNSARKANLIKNNTLTLRGEDVREGLTAVISIKLANPQFEGQTKMRLGNSNVRGIVDSLVYQSLSEYFEENPKSIAAIFEKATVAAQAREAARNARELARRKSTLESSGLPGKLADCSERDPAKSEVYIVEGDSAGGSAKQGRNRRFQAILPLRGKILNVEKATQHKMIKSVEIQVLISAIGAGIGDRMDANRARYHHIVLMTDADVDGAHIQTLLLTFFYRYMPELIERGYVYIAQPPLFRIAKGKQVRYVYREEEMQQISAEFGDKGVTVQRYKGLGEMNADQLWETTMNPDTRVLKQIRIEDAGYANEIFEKLMGEDVSARKNFILRHAKEVTNLDI from the coding sequence ATGACAGAATCCTACGATGCATCTCATATTACTGTACTGGAAGGGTTGCAGCCAGTCCGCGAGCGCCCTGCGATGTACATCGGCAGTACCGATACCCGGGGGCTTCACCATCTGGTCTATGAAGTGGTCGACAATGCGGTCGATGAGGCGCTTGCAGGTTTCTGCGACCTGATCAGCATCACGATCAACCGGGACGGTTCCTGTACGGTGGATGACAACGGCAGGGGAATCCCCGTCGATAAGATGCAAAAGAACGGGAAGAGCGCCCTTGAGACGGTTCTGACGATCCTCCATGCTGGCGGCAAGTTCGACAAGAACACCTACCAGGTTTCTGGAGGGCTGCACGGCGTCGGTGTCTCGGTCGTGAACGCCCTCTCGGTCTCTCTCGTCGCCGATGTCTTCCGCGACGGAAATCGATACCGGATGGAGTTCGCACAGGGGAAGGTGGTCTCCCCGCTAAGTGTCCATAAAGAGACGCTCTCTGAACTGCTTGAGCGGTACCGGCGGCGGTACAGGAGCGAACCCCCACGGGAGGTGGAGACAAAAGAAGCGCTCTTTGCGGACGAAGGGGCAAAACTGAGCGGAACGATCATCACCTTCCAACCGGACGATTCGATCTTCGAGACGGTCACCTTCGACTATGATGTCCTGGTCCACCGCCTCCGAGAGATGGCATTCCTGAACCGTGGGATCACCATCAGAATCACCGACCTCCGGTCCGGCGACAAGGACGAGTTCCACTACGATGGTGGCCTCCGCGAGTTTGTTCAGTACCTGATAGATGGCCGGGAGGTGCTCCATCCTGATGTGATCGACCTCTCTCGAAAAGACGAGGAGAACAAGCTCGAGGTCGAGGTGGCTCTCCAGTACACCCAGAGTTATACCGAGACGGTCTACACGTTTGTGAACAGTGTTAACACTCGTGAGGGAGGGACCCATCTAGAAGGGTTCCGGAGTGCGATCACGAGGGCCATCAACAACTCGGCACGGAAGGCCAACCTGATCAAGAACAACACCCTGACCCTCCGGGGCGAGGATGTCCGTGAGGGGTTGACCGCCGTCATCAGCATCAAGCTGGCAAACCCACAGTTCGAAGGGCAGACCAAGATGCGGCTTGGCAACTCCAATGTGCGGGGGATTGTCGATTCGCTGGTCTATCAGTCGCTCTCTGAGTATTTTGAGGAGAATCCAAAATCCATCGCAGCAATCTTTGAAAAGGCAACCGTGGCTGCACAGGCCCGTGAGGCGGCTCGGAACGCCCGTGAACTGGCCAGAAGAAAGAGCACCCTGGAGTCATCAGGGCTGCCTGGAAAGTTGGCAGACTGTTCGGAGCGGGATCCGGCCAAGAGCGAGGTCTATATCGTCGAAGGGGACTCTGCAGGGGGCTCTGCTAAGCAGGGCCGGAATCGGCGGTTCCAGGCCATCCTCCCCCTGAGGGGGAAGATTCTGAATGTCGAGAAGGCCACCCAGCATAAGATGATCAAGAGCGTGGAGATCCAGGTGCTGATCTCGGCTATCGGGGCCGGCATCGGGGACAGGATGGACGCAAACCGGGCCCGGTATCATCACATCGTGCTGATGACCGATGCCGATGTGGACGGGGCTCATATCCAGACCCTGCTGCTGACCTTCTTCTACCGGTACATGCCCGAACTGATCGAACGCGGGTACGTTTACATCGCCCAGCCTCCGCTCTTTCGGATTGCAAAGGGAAAACAGGTGCGGTATGTCTACCGTGAAGAGGAGATGCAACAGATCTCTGCAGAGTTCGGGGACAAGGGTGTGACCGTCCAGCGGTACAAGGGCCTTGGTGAGATGAACGCCGATCAACTCTGGGAGACGACGATGAATCCTGATACCAGGGTCTTAAAACAGATCCGGATCGAGGATGCCGGCTATGCCAACGAGATCTTTGAGAAACTGATGGGAGAGGATGTGAGCGCCCGGAAAAATTTCATTCTGCGGCATGCCAAGGAGGTGACCAACCTTGACATCTGA
- the gyrA gene encoding DNA gyrase subunit A produces the protein MTSEPVVEKIIPKVIPVNIEDEMKSSYIDYAMSVIIGRAIPDIRDGLKPVHRRTLYAMWEEGNTSDKAYKKSARAVAGTMGKYHPHGDASIYDTLVKMAQPFSYRIPLVDGQGNFGSIDGDSAAAMRYTEARLTRYAEELLADLDKKTVDFTPNFDSSTEEPTVLPSKVPNLLVNGTSGIAVGMATNMPPHNLREVCSAVEMTIKNPDCTVEDLMQVMPGPDFPTGGLITGTEGIVSAYHTGYGKLTVRGVAEIEDVETKTPKIIISEIPYQVNKARMVELIATLVKEKKIEGISDLRDESDRDGLRVVVDLKKGVIPTVVLNQLYKHTPLESTFGIINLAISDNQPKVLGLKAIISEFLHHRATVVRRRCEFDLKKAKDRLHILLGLLVALDRIDEVIATIRQSASSEAAQKALIATFGLTEPQTVAILQMQLRRLAALEQAKIRDERDSLAHVIAELERILSCEANIYEEIRKEIVDVGERYGDDRRTEITCSQTILEREDLIEDKPVLISITTQNYIKRLPLETYRMQRRGGRGVIGMATKDEDSVEDIFVASMHDYLLCFTTDGRVYWLKVYNIPEASRTSKGKAIVNLLELQDELITAVIPIRTFRHDRYLLFSTEQGQVVKVPQDQFSRPRSTGINAISLRENDSLVDVKLTDGTKELILSTRKGQSLRFHEQTVRTVGRNASGVRGIKLKYGDLVQAATVVEKDHLLTITELGYGKRTEFDEFRGHGRGTMGVRNILTAPQNGVVATKAVSSDDEIVVMSALGNVIRMKVSDISVQKRSARGVRIIRLDEDDRVVGLAVLQQEILSASFDDEAEEPVVNDPDVEEQSLLDL, from the coding sequence TTGACATCTGAGCCGGTCGTCGAGAAGATCATCCCCAAGGTGATCCCGGTGAACATCGAGGATGAGATGAAATCCTCGTATATCGATTACGCAATGAGTGTGATCATCGGCCGTGCAATCCCGGATATCCGGGATGGGCTCAAGCCAGTCCATCGCAGGACACTCTACGCGATGTGGGAGGAGGGGAACACCTCCGACAAGGCGTACAAGAAGAGCGCCAGGGCCGTTGCGGGCACGATGGGTAAGTACCACCCACACGGGGATGCCTCGATCTATGATACGCTGGTGAAGATGGCCCAGCCATTCAGTTATAGAATTCCGCTCGTCGACGGCCAGGGAAACTTCGGCTCGATCGACGGCGACTCTGCTGCGGCGATGCGATACACCGAGGCCCGGCTGACCCGGTATGCTGAGGAACTGCTGGCTGACCTCGACAAGAAGACGGTCGATTTTACTCCGAACTTCGACTCCTCCACCGAGGAGCCGACGGTACTTCCGTCCAAGGTCCCGAACCTGCTTGTCAATGGGACGAGCGGGATCGCGGTAGGTATGGCAACGAACATGCCGCCTCACAACCTCCGCGAGGTCTGCTCTGCAGTTGAGATGACGATCAAAAACCCTGACTGTACAGTCGAGGACCTGATGCAGGTGATGCCGGGTCCGGACTTCCCGACTGGAGGGTTGATCACCGGCACTGAAGGGATCGTCAGTGCCTATCATACCGGGTATGGAAAGTTGACTGTTCGTGGTGTCGCTGAGATCGAGGATGTTGAGACCAAAACTCCCAAGATCATCATCTCTGAGATCCCGTACCAGGTGAACAAGGCCAGGATGGTCGAATTGATTGCGACCCTAGTCAAGGAGAAGAAGATCGAAGGGATCTCCGATCTCCGTGATGAATCAGATAGGGACGGCCTCCGTGTGGTCGTTGACCTCAAAAAGGGCGTAATCCCGACGGTGGTCCTGAACCAGCTGTACAAGCACACGCCACTCGAGTCCACGTTCGGGATCATCAACCTGGCGATCTCAGATAACCAGCCCAAAGTCCTCGGCCTAAAAGCGATAATCTCCGAGTTCCTGCACCACCGTGCGACCGTTGTACGCCGGCGCTGTGAGTTCGACCTGAAGAAGGCCAAGGACCGGCTGCATATCCTGCTCGGGCTGTTGGTCGCCCTCGATCGGATCGACGAGGTGATCGCAACGATCCGGCAATCGGCCTCATCAGAGGCCGCACAGAAGGCCCTGATCGCGACGTTTGGTCTTACCGAGCCACAGACCGTCGCGATTCTGCAGATGCAACTCCGCCGGCTCGCGGCCCTTGAACAGGCCAAGATCCGTGACGAACGAGACTCGCTTGCCCATGTGATCGCCGAACTTGAACGGATTCTCTCGTGCGAGGCGAACATCTATGAAGAGATCAGAAAGGAGATCGTGGATGTCGGGGAACGATACGGCGATGACCGGCGGACTGAGATCACCTGCAGCCAGACGATCCTGGAACGGGAGGACCTGATCGAGGACAAGCCGGTGTTGATCTCCATCACCACCCAGAACTATATCAAGCGACTCCCCCTCGAGACCTACCGTATGCAGCGGCGGGGCGGTCGGGGAGTCATCGGGATGGCGACCAAGGATGAAGACTCGGTCGAGGACATCTTCGTCGCCTCGATGCATGACTACCTGCTCTGCTTCACCACCGACGGTCGGGTCTACTGGCTGAAGGTCTACAACATCCCCGAGGCCTCTAGGACCAGCAAGGGGAAGGCGATCGTGAACCTGCTCGAGCTGCAGGATGAACTGATCACAGCGGTGATCCCGATCCGGACGTTCAGACATGACCGGTACCTGCTCTTCTCCACCGAACAGGGGCAGGTCGTGAAGGTTCCGCAGGACCAGTTTTCCCGACCGAGGAGCACCGGGATCAATGCGATCTCACTCCGCGAGAATGATTCGCTCGTGGATGTCAAACTGACCGATGGTACCAAGGAACTGATCCTTTCGACGCGGAAGGGCCAGTCCCTGCGGTTCCATGAACAAACCGTCAGGACAGTGGGCAGGAACGCCAGCGGGGTCCGTGGGATCAAGTTGAAGTACGGTGATCTGGTGCAGGCCGCGACCGTCGTGGAGAAAGATCACCTGTTGACGATCACTGAACTCGGGTATGGCAAGCGGACTGAGTTCGACGAGTTCCGCGGTCATGGCCGGGGCACGATGGGAGTACGGAACATCCTGACCGCCCCGCAGAACGGAGTCGTTGCGACCAAGGCGGTCAGCAGTGATGATGAGATCGTCGTGATGAGTGCCCTTGGGAACGTGATTCGGATGAAGGTATCCGATATCTCGGTCCAGAAGCGGTCAGCCCGTGGTGTGCGGATCATCCGGCTGGACGAAGATGACCGGGTGGTCGGGCTGGCGGTGCTGCAGCAGGAGATCCTCTCTGCTTCGTTCGATGACGAGGCGGAAGAGCCGGTTGTCAATGATCCGGATGTCGAGGAGCAGTCCCTCCTGGATCTTTAA
- a CDS encoding secondary thiamine-phosphate synthase enzyme YjbQ has product MYQRTILLSTSGEGTVIDLSVDVAAVVDESGVSDGLVSLFAVGSTVALTTIEYEPGVLEDLRDALARIAPAGISYAHDRAWGDGNGRSHLKAALIGPSLMVPVSGGRLMTGHWQQIVLLELDTRQSRERSVVVTVF; this is encoded by the coding sequence ATGTACCAACGAACAATCCTGCTGTCAACCTCTGGAGAGGGAACAGTGATCGATCTCTCTGTCGATGTCGCTGCTGTTGTCGACGAGAGTGGTGTATCTGATGGACTGGTCTCGCTCTTTGCCGTCGGCTCGACGGTTGCCCTGACGACGATCGAGTACGAGCCGGGGGTGCTCGAAGACCTGCGGGATGCGCTCGCACGGATTGCGCCGGCTGGGATTTCTTATGCTCATGACCGGGCCTGGGGTGACGGGAACGGCCGCTCTCATCTGAAGGCGGCACTCATCGGCCCATCTCTGATGGTCCCGGTGAGCGGGGGACGGTTGATGACCGGGCACTGGCAGCAGATCGTGCTGCTGGAACTGGATACCCGGCAGAGCAGGGAACGGTCCGTGGTCGTGACTGTCTTTTAG
- a CDS encoding MFS transporter: protein MESTSQGTDQKGLNLLILSISLATFMSSLDGTIVNIALPTISSVFNISSSTVSWVATIYLLVMAGCVLIFGKLSDSVGFKRMFLSGFVIFTLGSFLCGLLPDLLSSFFALIGSRAFQAIGGAMITAIAPAMIAAYIPMKQKGKAMGIVMTVAALGTAIGPTIGGVLTQYISWHWIFFINVPVGICAIILGLRVIPTTQPHNKNAGFDRAGALLIFTGLAALLFAVSEGQSLGWDSPVILGSLALALITLGYFVWHELRTADPLLELRLFKNKNFLMTNLVLSLVFFSFAGISYLLPFYLQYIKGFSSSDAGMIITALSVAMMVSGLLSGALYNRVGGRILCIASGIFLVAGYFMMTLLRVDTSIGFVILCLLVLGFSLGLMITPASNMIMNSVAKRYQGMVSSLTSLERFAPLTLGIAFANLVFIQGITAIADNRGITESAPVNIKLHLITAGFDLAFFFSLVIAVIILILTLLARQEVHPDYQSGTDEDALNSTI, encoded by the coding sequence ATGGAAAGTACCAGTCAGGGAACGGATCAGAAAGGATTGAACCTTCTGATCCTCTCCATCTCCCTCGCAACGTTCATGTCGTCACTGGACGGAACGATCGTCAATATCGCCCTGCCGACCATCTCTTCGGTGTTCAATATCTCTTCGAGTACCGTGAGTTGGGTTGCGACCATTTACCTGCTGGTGATGGCTGGCTGCGTCCTGATCTTCGGTAAGTTGTCGGACAGTGTCGGGTTTAAAAGAATGTTCCTATCAGGATTTGTAATCTTTACCCTGGGATCGTTCTTATGCGGTCTGCTCCCGGACCTCCTATCTTCATTCTTCGCGCTCATCGGTTCACGTGCATTCCAGGCAATAGGCGGTGCCATGATAACAGCGATTGCGCCGGCGATGATCGCTGCATACATCCCCATGAAGCAGAAAGGAAAAGCGATGGGAATCGTTATGACCGTCGCTGCACTCGGGACCGCCATCGGACCGACCATCGGTGGAGTCCTCACCCAGTACATCTCCTGGCACTGGATATTTTTCATCAACGTACCGGTGGGAATCTGTGCAATCATACTGGGGTTACGTGTTATTCCCACCACTCAGCCCCACAATAAAAATGCCGGCTTTGACAGAGCCGGCGCGTTGTTGATCTTCACCGGCCTCGCTGCACTGCTCTTTGCGGTTTCAGAAGGGCAGTCGCTTGGGTGGGATTCCCCGGTGATCCTCGGTTCCCTTGCCCTCGCTCTCATTACACTCGGTTACTTTGTATGGCACGAACTCAGGACCGCTGACCCTCTGCTGGAACTCCGTCTCTTTAAAAACAAGAACTTCCTGATGACCAATCTTGTCCTTTCGCTGGTCTTCTTCAGTTTTGCCGGTATCAGTTACCTGCTCCCGTTCTATCTTCAGTACATCAAAGGGTTCAGTTCCTCAGATGCAGGGATGATAATTACCGCCCTATCGGTTGCCATGATGGTCTCCGGCCTTCTTTCAGGAGCGCTGTATAACCGGGTTGGTGGCAGGATACTCTGCATCGCTTCGGGGATCTTCCTGGTTGCCGGTTATTTTATGATGACCCTCCTCCGGGTCGACACCTCAATCGGATTTGTGATTCTCTGTCTGCTCGTGCTCGGTTTCAGCCTTGGCCTGATGATCACACCGGCATCGAATATGATCATGAACTCGGTTGCTAAGCGATACCAGGGGATGGTCTCCAGCCTCACGAGCCTTGAACGATTCGCACCGTTGACCCTGGGGATTGCTTTTGCAAACCTGGTCTTTATTCAGGGGATCACAGCAATTGCTGACAACCGGGGGATCACGGAGAGCGCACCGGTTAACATCAAACTGCACCTGATTACTGCTGGTTTTGACCTTGCCTTCTTCTTCTCACTGGTTATTGCGGTCATCATCCTCATCCTCACCCTGCTCGCACGACAGGAAGTGCACCCGGACTACCAGTCAGGCACCGATGAGGATGCTCTGAATAGTACAATCTAA